A genomic window from Ascaphus truei isolate aAscTru1 chromosome 1, aAscTru1.hap1, whole genome shotgun sequence includes:
- the LOC142488122 gene encoding serine/threonine-protein kinase SBK1-like, which yields MASNVSDIELILEGLVTLTSQSLQHTELEEHFHVIKELGRGSYGSVMMVKDKNTDKMMALKLLDKKRTTQRGFLMEFSVSFFLSSHPNVIGSYGLAFQTCEHFVFAQELSPVGDLLSLIQAPVGIPEAAAKRCAVQISSALEFMESKGLVHRDIKPDNILVFDKECHCIKVSDFGLTHLQGTAIRPLKGKVPYMSPELCQLAKSDTLEADCSIDVWAFGVVLFCLLTGEFPWRVALPTDQRYSRFADWQNSPIVADPPSPWNRLTTTVLKMFRTLLAIDPKERRKATEVLNYTGESWKTDIPHSSGICLDDTETEISSILTVDTNMEESYSDSAEEDTLSAESFVMEIDDKCQTEDRLSFHSAAGCFVAHFEIAPDQWQDDIAGQLVEYENTRLAKVNEEIDILLSNMDTWKTDTEFNTLENKLQAHTERFTKEIKERKHNKYTRDFLILWKIRSFDIKLRKTSKKQKLEWLILLPNGKHQQAT from the exons ATGGCTTCAAATGTGTCAGATATTGAGCTTATCCTAGAAGGACTGGTGACCTTAACATCCCAAAGCCTGCAGCATACAGAGCTGGAGGAACACTTCCATGTCATAAAGGAGCTTGGCAGGGGGTCTTATGGTTCAGTGATGATGGTAAAGGACAAAAACACAG ATAAGATGATGGCTTTGAAACTCCTGGATAAGAAAAGAACAACACAGAGAGGCTTCCTCATGGAGTTCAGTGTGTCCTTCTTCCTCTCATCTCATCCCAATGTCATCGGGAGCTATGGTCTAGCCTTCCAGACCTGTGAACACTTCGTCTTTGCCCAGGAGCTCTCACCAGTTGGTGATCTCCTCTCACTCATTCAGGCTCCT GTTGGGATCCCAGAAGCTGCAGCAAAGCGATGTGCAGTTCAGATCTCCAGTGCACTGGAATTTATGGAAAGCAAAGGACTAGTTCACCGGGACATTAAACCCGACAACATTCTAGTGTTTGATAAAGAATGTCACTGTATTAAAGTGAGTGACTTTGGTCTCACACATCTCCAAGGAACTGCTATCAGACCCCTGAAAGGAAAAGTACCTTACATGTCCCCTGAGCTGTGTCAACTCGCAAAGAGTGACACCTTGGAGGCTGATTGCAGTATTGATGTTTGGGCTTTTGGAGTGGTTCTCTTCTGCTTGCTCACTGGTGAGTTTCCATGGCGGGTGGCTCTTCCCACAGATCAAAGGTACAGCAGGTTTGCAGACTGGCAAAATAGCCCCATAGTTGCTGACCCACCATCCCCATGGAACAGACTGACCACCACAGTACTGAAAATGTTTCGTACCCTATTGGCAATAGATCCTAAAGAGAGGAGAAAAGCTACAGAAGTCTTGAACTATACGGGTGAGTCTTGGAAAACAGATATTCCCCATTCAAGTGGAATATGTCTGGATGACACGGAGACAGAGATTAGCAGCATTTTAACTGTGGACACTAATATGGAAGAATCCTACAGTGACTCAGCCGAGGAAGACACTCTTTCTGCAGAATCATTTGTCATGGAAATAGATGATAAGTGTCAAACTGAGGACAG GTTGTCCTTTCATTCTGCAGCTGGATGTTTTGTGGCTCATTTTGAGATTGCACCAGATCAATGGCAGGATGACATAGCAGGTCAG CTTGTAGAGTATGAGAATACTAGACTGGCAAAAGTGAATGAGGAAATAGACATATTACTATCGAATATGGACACATGGAAAACAGACACAGAATTCAACACCTTGGAAAATAAACTCCAAGCACATACTGAGAGATTTACCAAAGAAATCAAAGAGAGaaaacataataaatacaccagagattttttgattttatGGAAGATAAGATCTTTCGATATAAAATTAAGAAAAACCTCAAAAAAGCAGAAGCTAGAGTGGCTGATTCTTCTACCGAATGGGAAGCATCAGCAAGCGACCTAG